Sequence from the Polyangiaceae bacterium genome:
CTCAGCTCCGCGCCCGGGGGGACAATGAAGTGCTCGTCGGTTGGCGGATACACGTCGACGGTTTCCTCCACACGCGACGTGCCATCAGCCAACGCGAACTCGCGCACGCGGCGCAGTCGATAGCCACGGATCCCCTTCTGCTTCTTGATCACGGTGCCTTCGCTGAGCCAGCTGCTCTCGGTGACTTTCCGCTTGAAGGGCAGAATCGCGAGCGTTTCCGTGTGCCAACGCACGCTTGCAGGCTGCTCCGCACCTAGGAGCTGCACGATCAGCTCGTTGCCCTTGACCACGGTGTGGACGACCAGCGGCTCTGACCAGGGATTCTTCACCTTCAAATCGACGCTCGGCCAAGCCACGGTGGAGTCCAACCCGAGGGGCATATAGGCGGAGGGGCGCGAATGTGGCGCGCGCTCAACGATGTCCAGACCGCCGTAGACGGCTGCGGCGTGCAGCGTGCTCGACACTTGACACGTGCCACCGCCAATCCCTCGCACCATTTCTCCTCGGAAAATCTCCCAACCGGGACGGAAGCCATTATCCAGGGTGCGCGCACCAACGAGCGCGTTGAAGCTCACGAGCTCTCCCGGGGGCAAGACGACGCCGTCCAGCCGCTTCGCAGCCGTCTCGATGTTGGTGGCGCGATTGTCAGCATCGCCGCCGCGAGAGAAGCGTGAGCTGTACTGCGCGACGACGCGCTGCATGCCGATCTTTGACAGCGCTTGAACGCTCAGCTGCGGCGAAATCTGAACGTCGACCAGCGCGACCTTCCGCTCGCCTCGGCGTAGAGCAACCAGCAACGCGTCGACGCTAACGTCGACATCCAAGTACACGCCGGGCCTATCGGGGACGACTTCTGGAGACTCA
This genomic interval carries:
- a CDS encoding VanW family protein: MSRIRRAFGWLTLLVALAACAGGAWQFPRAPKLGVAPGVKLGGASLAPGQPIAPQIERRVAALKATRVTLLGQGESAVEASLEELGLQVDIPELVRRAERVGRHGSWLERWEEMRAARFGLIDLPLPYHFDRVVFASVLDGLKEAQDRPGVDARFELTGLGVLDPKHPLPESPEVVPDRPGVYLDVDVSVDALLVALRRGERKVALVDVQISPQLSVQALSKIGMQRVVAQYSSRFSRGGDADNRATNIETAAKRLDGVVLPPGELVSFNALVGARTLDNGFRPGWEIFRGEMVRGIGGGTCQVSSTLHAAAVYGGLDIVERAPHSRPSAYMPLGLDSTVAWPSVDLKVKNPWSEPLVVHTVVKGNELIVQLLGAEQPASVRWHTETLAILPFKRKVTESSWLSEGTVIKKQKGIRGYRLRRVREFALADGTSRVEETVDVYPPTDEHFIVPPGAELSDLLPPPAEGSVEARDQAASEAAEAEQSGVVIATQQPFEP